From the Bacteroidia bacterium genome, one window contains:
- a CDS encoding putative DNA binding domain-containing protein has protein sequence MKTYHPLLKRILEGESEVLDFKKTISSVHKIAKTIVAFANTKGGSILIGVNDNKTLSGIKSEEEGYMVQSAAQFFCFPPVPIELIEHEIGKITIVEVIVPNSPEKPHYAQDEQGKKWVYIRVKDKSVLASREVIAVLKTEKRKKPITMQYTHLEQGLLEYLSKHEKITLKGFCELLNIPRRKASQILVTMVSMGIIRLHATEKQDFYTLS, from the coding sequence ATGAAAACCTATCATCCCTTGTTAAAACGTATATTAGAGGGAGAAAGTGAGGTTTTAGATTTTAAGAAAACTATTTCGAGCGTGCATAAAATTGCTAAAACCATTGTAGCCTTTGCTAACACGAAAGGAGGTAGCATCTTAATAGGAGTGAACGACAACAAAACCTTATCTGGAATCAAGTCAGAAGAAGAAGGCTACATGGTACAAAGCGCGGCTCAATTTTTTTGCTTTCCCCCTGTACCGATAGAATTGATAGAACATGAAATTGGTAAAATAACTATTGTGGAAGTTATTGTACCGAATAGTCCCGAGAAACCCCACTATGCCCAAGATGAACAAGGTAAAAAATGGGTCTACATACGCGTCAAGGATAAGTCTGTTTTAGCCAGTAGGGAAGTAATTGCCGTACTCAAAACAGAAAAGCGTAAAAAACCTATTACAATGCAATATACTCACTTAGAGCAAGGACTATTAGAGTATCTCTCTAAACATGAAAAAATTACTTTGAAAGGTTTTTGCGAATTACTCAATATTCCTCGCAGAAAAGCTTCTCAAATATTGGTTACCATGGTTAGTATGGGAATTATTCGGCTGCATGCCACTGAAAAACAGGATTTTTATACGTTAAGCTAG
- a CDS encoding HAMP domain-containing histidine kinase: protein MTEPSYFEIITEQKKNRKRKFIHYFTLAGMVITAISAIIALYHRIHLGVSVALSLCVIMSIIFLVNLKIYREEVTELYIIFLNLAIGIGVWLVGREAFMSIFYTSMFLAIGLLLDNKHPLKILFHFCFTIFFAFLTYYVEIPFYKVQKPTIEEANILKNMNFILCNLLNIFFVWEMIKMTRQTEQKLIDFATELQSHNKVLKDLNAELDQFAYRVSHDLRAPISSTLGLIYLAKEEYQLEKMQEYLQMMEKSLIKLDDFIQEILMHTRNSRLPVVYEPIENVRQFIQEVAQPFIQAPSFQHIQFTVAVQENAIFYTDKTRLKMILQNLLNNAFYYHDAQKAKCWIKLEMQIDPDQVKIEITDNGIGIEEKHLNKIFDMFFRGTEKAPGTGLGLYIVKQVLEKLEGKISVRSTYLQGTTFTVEFPNRSLKNEQV, encoded by the coding sequence ATGACTGAACCATCTTATTTTGAAATTATTACTGAACAAAAGAAAAATCGCAAAAGAAAATTTATACATTACTTCACGCTTGCAGGGATGGTTATTACCGCAATAAGTGCCATAATTGCACTTTATCACCGTATTCATTTAGGTGTTAGCGTAGCTTTGTCCCTCTGTGTGATAATGAGTATTATTTTTTTAGTCAATCTCAAAATTTATCGTGAGGAGGTAACGGAGCTATACATAATTTTTCTTAATCTCGCAATAGGTATAGGCGTTTGGCTGGTAGGTAGAGAAGCTTTTATGAGCATTTTTTACACAAGTATGTTTTTAGCAATTGGCTTACTACTAGATAACAAACATCCTTTGAAAATACTGTTTCATTTTTGTTTTACGATATTTTTTGCATTTTTAACTTACTATGTAGAAATACCTTTTTACAAGGTTCAAAAGCCTACAATCGAAGAAGCGAATATTCTCAAAAATATGAATTTTATTCTGTGTAATTTGCTAAACATTTTTTTTGTGTGGGAAATGATTAAAATGACACGTCAAACTGAACAAAAGCTTATTGATTTTGCGACTGAACTCCAATCTCATAATAAGGTACTCAAGGACTTAAATGCAGAATTAGATCAGTTTGCGTATCGAGTTAGCCATGATTTGAGAGCGCCTATCAGTTCTACTTTGGGTTTGATTTATTTAGCCAAAGAAGAATATCAATTGGAAAAAATGCAAGAATACCTTCAAATGATGGAAAAAAGTCTTATCAAGTTAGATGATTTCATTCAGGAAATTCTAATGCACACTCGTAACTCACGTTTACCTGTGGTATATGAACCTATCGAAAATGTACGGCAATTTATTCAAGAAGTTGCGCAGCCTTTTATACAAGCCCCTTCCTTCCAACACATTCAATTTACTGTAGCTGTTCAAGAAAATGCCATTTTTTACACAGATAAAACTCGCCTCAAAATGATATTACAAAACCTATTAAACAATGCTTTTTATTATCATGATGCCCAAAAAGCTAAGTGTTGGATAAAATTAGAAATGCAAATTGACCCCGACCAGGTCAAAATTGAAATTACAGATAATGGTATAGGTATAGAAGAAAAACACTTAAATAAAATTTTTGACATGTTCTTTCGAGGTACAGAAAAGGCACCAGGTACAGGTTTAGGTTTATATATTGTTAAGCAAGTTTTAGAAAAGCTAGAAGGTAAAATTTCTGTTCGTTCTACATATCTACAAGGTACTACCTTCACAGTAGAATTTCCAAATCGTAGTTTGAA